Proteins from a genomic interval of Rosa chinensis cultivar Old Blush chromosome 2, RchiOBHm-V2, whole genome shotgun sequence:
- the LOC121051266 gene encoding uncharacterized protein LOC121051266, whose protein sequence is MANISDKFPAGSYLKDRIPYLFMCCAYSRTPEMYEFNMEILRSEGGDIVAQFLEDLPKENWCMAYFNGERFGEMTNNLAESFNNWVLPLKSLPILDINDGIRVKSMASIAARKQDAQEWFSELCPVIEKKLKENLEVGRHWRVSRSDTYVYEVHCQKYNSMVNLETHFCSCGEWQLYGFPCSHALVVIQQHGSSPYLYVNELYKVEKYRETYSFPINPLPSISKQVHDFGRDAVILQPPLTRRPPGRPRKKRFRKRSEQTRVIKCGRCGKCDGHNRKSCTAPI, encoded by the coding sequence ATGGCTAACATTTCTGACAAATTTCCAGCTGGTTCTTACCTTAAGGATCGGATTCCTTACTTGTTTATGTGTTGTGCTTATTCTCGCACACCGGAGATGTATGAGTTCAATATGGAAATCTTGAGGAGTGAAGGTGGCGACATAGTTGCTCAATTTCTGGAGGATCTTCCGAAGGAGAACTGGTGTATGGCGTACTTTAACGGCGAAAGATTTGGTGAAATGACAAATAACTTGGctgagtctttcaataattgggTGTTGCCTTTGAAGAGTCTTCCTATTCTTGATATTAATGATGGGATTAGAGTGAAGTCCATGGCTTCAATTGCTGCTCGGAAGCAGGATGCTCAAGAATGGTTCTCTGAGTTGTGCCCGGTGATTGAAAAGAAGCTGAAGGAGAATTTGGAAGTCGGAAGGCATTGGAGAGTGAGCAGGTCTGATACCTATGTGTATGAAGTTCATTGCCAGAAGTACAATAGCATGGTAAATTTGGAAACTCACTTTTGTTCGTGTGGAGAATGGCAGCTGTATGGCTTCCCATGTTCCCATGCCCTTGTAGTGATCCAACAACATGGTTCTTCCCCGTATTTGTATGTCAATGAGCTGTACAAGGTGGAGAAATATCGAGAAACTTATTCTTTCCCAATTAATCCTCTTCCCTCTATTTCGAAGCAAGTGCATGATTTTGGTAGAGATGCGGTGATATTGCAGCCTCCTTTGACTAGAAGACCACCGGGAAGGCCTAGAAAGAAGAGGTTCAGAAAAAGGAGCGAACAAACCAGGGTGATCAAGTGTGGTAGGTGCGGAAAATGTGATGGTCACAACAGAAAGAGTTGTACAGCTCCGATATAG